The following is a genomic window from Pseudomonas promysalinigenes.
CCAAGGCCATTCCGCCGTTGGCCGGTGCCTTGGTGAAAAACGAGCAGGACGTACAACTGCTCGAACGCCTGGCTTTCATGAGCCGACGCGGCAACCGCTGATTGGAGCCGGGCCATGTTGCTCAACCTGTTCAATGAGATGCGTGCGGCGAAGGTGCCGGTCTCGGTGCGCGAACTGCTCGACTTGCACCACGCCATGCAAAAGGGCGTGGTGTTCGCCGATATGGACGCCTTCTACTATTTGGCTCGCGCCATTCTGGTGAAGGACGAGCGGCATTTCGACAAATTCGATCGCGCATTCGCCGCCTACTTCAAGGGCCTGGAAAACCTCGACCAGCACATCGAGGCACTGATCCCCGATGAGTGGCTGCGCAAGGAATTCGAGCGTTCGCTCAGCGATGAAGAGCGCGCGCAGATCCAGTCGCTAGGCGGCCTGGACAAGCTTATCGAGGCTTTCAAGCAACGCCTTGAAGAACAGAAAGAACGCCATGCCGGTGGCAACAAGTGGATAGGCACCGGCGGTACCAGCCCATTCGGCTCTGGCGGCTACAACCCTGAAGGCATTCGCGTTGGCGACGCCGGCAAGCGCCAGGGCAAGGCAGTCAAGGTGTGGGACCAGCGCGAATACAAGAACCTCGACGACCAGGTGGAACTGGGCACCCGCAACATCAAGCTGGCCCTGCGCCGGCTGCGCAAATTCGCCCGCCAAGGCGCCGCCGAAGAACTGGATATCGACGGCACCATCGACCATACCGCGCGTGACGCTGGGCTTCTGAATATCCAGATGCGTCCTGAGCGGCGCAACACGGTAAAGCTGCTGTTGCTGTTCGATATTGGCGGCTCGATGGATGCGCACGTCAGAGTGTGCGAAGAGTTGTTCTCGGCCTGCAAGACCGAATTCAAGCACCTGGAGTATTACTACTTCCACAACTGCGTCTATGAATCGGTGTGGAGGAACAACCTGCGCCGTACGTCGGAGCGCTTCTCAACGTTTGACCTGCTGCACAAATACGGGGATGACTACAAAGTGGTGTTCGTCGGTGACGCCGCCATGGCGCCCTACGAAATCACCCAACCGGGTGGCAGCGTAGAGCACTGGAACGAAGAAGCCGGTTATGTGTGGATCCAGCGTTTCATGGAGAAATTCAAGAAGATCATCTGGATCAACCCTTACCCCAAGCAGGCCTGGGATTACACGGCTTCCACGCAGCTGGTGCGTGAGCTGATCGAAGACAAGATGTACCCGCTGACCTTGCAGGGGTTGGAGGAAGGCATGCGGTACCTGTCCAAGTAGCCAGAGGGCTGCCTGGCAGCCCCTGCCCCTCACGCCCAACGCTGACCATAGGCCTGATGCTGCTGCCAGGCCTGGTCCTGCACCACCGCCCTGAACCGCACCTGCGTCCCCGGCATGCACTGCGCCAGCTCAGCCAACGCCAAAGGCGT
Proteins encoded in this region:
- a CDS encoding vWA domain-containing protein; this encodes MLLNLFNEMRAAKVPVSVRELLDLHHAMQKGVVFADMDAFYYLARAILVKDERHFDKFDRAFAAYFKGLENLDQHIEALIPDEWLRKEFERSLSDEERAQIQSLGGLDKLIEAFKQRLEEQKERHAGGNKWIGTGGTSPFGSGGYNPEGIRVGDAGKRQGKAVKVWDQREYKNLDDQVELGTRNIKLALRRLRKFARQGAAEELDIDGTIDHTARDAGLLNIQMRPERRNTVKLLLLFDIGGSMDAHVRVCEELFSACKTEFKHLEYYYFHNCVYESVWRNNLRRTSERFSTFDLLHKYGDDYKVVFVGDAAMAPYEITQPGGSVEHWNEEAGYVWIQRFMEKFKKIIWINPYPKQAWDYTASTQLVRELIEDKMYPLTLQGLEEGMRYLSK